The DNA sequence GCGGGGATCGTCACCCTGATTGCCGTGTGGCTGAGCCTGTGGGTGGCGCCCCGCGCGAACGTGGAGACGCGCGGCCTGTACTGGGACGTGCTGACGGGCGCGGGGCTGGGGCGGCTCGCCGGGCAGACGCTCGACCTGCGGGGCGGGCTCACCCTCTCTCTTGCCGGGTACGACCACCGCACGCGGCAGATGAGCGGGGTGCGGGTCGAGCGCTGGCAGCCGGGCGACATCCGGCGCGGCACGGTGATCTTCGCGGACGCGGGCACCTTCGAGGGCAACGTCCTGAGCCTGACGGGGTATCAGGTCTTTTCCGTGAACTATGGGGCGGTGGCGAATCTCGCGCGGGTGCCCGAAGGCGACCCGGCGGCCTTCCGCGCGGCAGTGCAGGAGGTCTTCCCGAACGTGATCCTGCCCGAGCGGGCGACGGACACCCTCACGCTCGACACCGGGCTCTCGCGGCAGGAGACCTTCGCCGAGTACGCGGACGCCATCGGGGCGGACTCGCAGGGGTGGGATGAACTGACCACGGCGCTCACGGCCCCCGGCGTGCCCGAGGGCGAGCGGCAGGACGCGCGGCTGGGCCTCAACCGCAAGCTGGCGCTGCCCTTCGGGAACCTCGTGCTCGCGCTCGCCGCCCTGCCCTTCGCGCTGCGCTACGGGCGGACGCTGGGCGTTTCGCTGGGGATCGCCCTGATGATCGCGGTCGCGTATTACCTGCTGTTCTTCGTGGGGCTGACGGTGGCGGGCAACCTGCCGGGGCTGCCCGAGGTCGGGGTGTGGCTGGCGAACGTGGTCTTCGCGGGGATGGGCCTATGGCTGCTGAGGCGCGCGTGAAACAGAGTTCGCAGGAGGCGGTGCGCGGGACGCAGGAACAACCACCGCGCACCGCACACCGCCTCCTGCCTCCCTCCACCGAATTGCGCGCCCTGATCCTCTCCGCCTCGTTCGGCAGCGGACACCATCAGGCAAACGACGCGCTCGACCGGGCGCTGCGGGCAGCGGGGGTGAGCCTGGAGGCGCGGCACGCGGACTTCATCGCGTACCTCACGCCGCTGGAGCGGGCGGTCACGGCGGGCACCTACGCGGCGTGGCTGCGCTACGCGCCGGGGATGTACCGGGCCTTTTACGAGTGGACCGACCGCGAGACCGAGCCCCGGGCGCTGACGGGCACCTTCGGCTGGCTGGGCCTGCGCGGGATGCTGCGCGACGTGCGCGAGGTGCGCCCCGAGGTGGTCGTGAGCAGCTACCCGACCCCCGTGGCGCTGGCCCACACCGCCCGCACGCGGTTGGGCGAGGACTTCCTCAACGCCCTCGTCGTCACCGACTACCGCATCCACCACCACTGGGCGCGGCCCGAGGCCGAACTCCTGATGGTGCCCACCGAGGAGGCCCGCGAGCAGATGGGGCGCTGGCGCATCCCGCAGGCGGATGTCATCGTCACCGGCATCCCCATCTCGCCGAGGTTCCGCGAGCTGATCGGAGTGGACAAGGCGGCCCTGCGCGAGCGGCACGGGCTCACGGCGGACGAGCCCCTGATCCTCGTGTCGGGGGGCGGCACGGGCACCTACCGGGCCCTGGGGCGGGTGCTGGCCGAGTTGGCGAACCTGGGGCGACGGGTGCAGGTGCTCGTGCTCGCGGGGGCGCGGGGGCGGGGCATCCAGCGGACGGGAGGGGCGACCCTCCACGCGCTCGGCTTCACGCGGGATTTCCCCGAACTCCTCGCCGCCTCCGACCTCGTGGTGGGGAAGGCGGGGGGGCTGACGGTCGCGGAGGCCACCACCCTCGGGGTGCCGCTCGTCATCCACGACCCCATCCCGGGGCAAGAGGAGCACAACGCGGATTATCTCGTCCGGCACGGGGCGGCGCTGTGGGCGAGAGACGTGGCGAAGGTCCGGCCCGCCATCCTGCGCGCCCTCGACCCGGACGAACACGCCCGCCTGAGCGCGGGCGCGACTGCCGTCAGCGTGCCCGACGCCGCCGACCGGGTGGCCTGCGCCCTGCTGCGGAAACTGGGGCGGGCATGAGGCGGCGGGGCTGGCTGGGGCTGGGGGCGCTCGCTCTGCTGGGCTCCGTAGGTCTCCCCTACCTCCTCGTGCAGCGGCTGAACCTGGGCCTGATCCGCGAGGGACGGCAGGAGAAACGGGCGCTCGCCCTCACCTTCGACGACGGGCCCGACCCCGCCACCACGCCCGCCGTACTGGACGCGCTGCGGGGGGCGGGTGCGCGGGCCACCTTCTTCGTGATCGCCCCCCGCGCGGAGGCACACCCGGAGCTGATCGCCCGGACCCTCGCCGAGGGGCACGAGGTCGAGCCCCACGCGGCGCGGCACGTCCACGCCTGGGTGCGGACACCGTGGGAAGCCTTCCTTGATCCGGTGCGGGCGGCGCGGCGGGTGGGGGCCCTGACCCGACGATCCGCCCGGCTGCACCGCCCCCCTCACGGCGCGTACACCCTCGCCACCGTGCTGGGGCAGCGCGCGGCGGGGGTGACGGGCGCCCACTGGACGGTCGAGGGGCGTGACTGGCACCCGCAGTCCACGCCGGAAAGCGTGCGGAGGCGGGTGGGAGCCCTGGCCCACCCCGGCGCGGTCGTCGTCCTGCACGACGCGGGGCCGGGGGCGCGCAACACGGTGCCCGACCTCCCCGGTCTCCTCGCCGACCTGCGGGGGCGGGGGTACGCCCTGGTGCCGCTCGGGGAGTTGGACGGGGCCGCGCCGCTGACCCTCCGGAACCTGCCCCGCCGCCTGCTGGGGGGCCTCGACCGGCGGGGGGACCGGGCGGGCGGGGTCGAGCCTGCCGGGGGACGGGCGGACAACCTCTTCCGGCTCGGGGCCGTGCGCTTCGCGCTGGAGGGCGTCACGCTGGCGGACGGGACTCCCGTGCCCCGGGGCACCCCTGCCGCCGAACTCCACCTCAACAGCCCGCTCCTCGTGGACATCGGCCTGCGCCGGGGCCTGCGCCTCGCTCCCGGGGACTTCCGGGACCTCGCCCGCGACCTTCAGGCGAGGCCGGAACTCCGGGACGCGCGGGTGATCTTCGGCATCAGCACCTTCGCGCCGCTGCTCGCCCTGCTGGGCTTCGAGAGCCACCCCCTCCCCCCCGCCGCCCTGCGCCGATTGCGCCCCTGGTCGGCCCTGGTGCGCCGCGCCTACGGGACGGAGGGCCCCATGCCCGAAGTCAGGCTGAGCGTGGTGAGTCGGGAGGCGTTTCTGGAGCGGTACGGCGAGACGGTGAGTGGTCAGTAGTCCGTGGGAAGTGGAAAAGATCGAGTCCACTCACCACTGACCACTCTCCACTACCCTCTTCCCCGTGAACTACGACGACTTCGCCGACCTCTACGACCACCAGTACGACATCTACCGCGACGACCTGCACTTCTACGCGGGGGTCGCCGAGCGCGTCGGCGGGCCGGTGCTGGAGGTGGGGGCTGGAACGGGGCGGGTGACGGCCTTCCTCGCGCGGCGCGGGGTGCGGGTCGTGGGCCTGGAACCGAGCGCGCGGATGATCGAGCGCGGACGTGCCCGGGCGGCGGAGGGCGGGCTGAGTCTGGACTTTGTGCAGGGAGAAGCGGGCAGCTTCACGCTGGAGGAACGTTTTCCCCTCGTCATCGCCCCCTTCAACTCCCTGATGCACCTGTACACGCCGAACGAGCAACTCGCCGCGCTGGAGAACCTGCGGGCGCACCTCCTTCCCGGCGGCGCCTTCGTGTTCGACCTGTACGTGCCCCGCTTCGGCGAGACGAACACCGTCCGGCACGAGGGCGAGACCTTCCACGGCCCGGACGGCTCGCGCACGGATGTCTTCCTCGTGCAGCGTCACGACCGGCCCCGCCAGCACATCACCACCGAGTATTTCGCGGACACGACCGGGCCCGAGGGTCAGCTCAGGCGGCGGCACTACACGCTGACCCAGCGGTACTACACCCGCTACGAGGTCGAGTGGCTGCTCCGGCACGCGGGCTTCGAGCCGCCGCGCGTGTCGGGCTCTTTTCAAGGCGGGCCGCTGGAGGAGGGAAGCGAGGTGATGGTGTTCCAGACGCGGCGGGGGGAGGAGAAGGGGGCTGGCTAGCCGACCGGAGCCGTCCCGTCACGTCTGGCCTAGACTCCATCATGCTCGATCCCCACCAGTACGGCGCTTTCCTTGCGGCGGCCCTGATTCTCGCGGTGCTTCCCGGTCCCGGGCTGCTCTACGTTCTGGCCCGCAGTCTGGGAGGAGGACGGCGCGACGGGGTACAGAGTTCTTTCGGCACCTTCTTCGGTGGCATGTTCCACGTGTTCGCCTCCGCCGCCGGGCTCTCCGCCCTTATCCTCGCCTCGTCGCTCGCCTTCAGCGTCGTGAAGTACGCGGGGGCGGCCTACCTGATCTATCTGGGCGTGCGGACGCTGCTCTCCAAGGAACAGCTCCACTTCGATGTGGAGGGTGCGCGTCGGCAAAATCACGCCTTCCGGCAGGGCATCGTCACCGAACTGCTCAACCCGAAGACCGCGCTCTTCTTCCTGGCCTTCATCCCGCAGTTCGTGAACCCGGAGGCAGGCGGCGTGTTCTGGCAGTTCGTGCTCCTCGGGACGACCTCGGTCGTGCTCAACACGCTCGCCGACCTCGTGGTCGCCGCGTTCGCCGGGCCGCTCGGGTCGCGCCTGCGGCTCAATGCGCGCTTTCAACGCGGCCAGAAGGTCGCCTCGGGCGGCGCGATGATCGCCCTCGGCACCTACGCGGCGGTCGACCGCTGAGTGGGCCGCCCCCATCCCCGCCTACCTCCCCAGCTTCCGCATCCCCCGCCGCATCCCGTGGTCGGGCCGCACCCCGTCGGCAATCAGGTGGAGCCACTGGCTGAGGTAGTAGCCGAGCAGGATGGGCACGAGGAACTTGAGGCTGACCGGCTCGGGAATGCCCGGCAGGGGCAGGTCCGGCACGAAGGTCCGCAGCAGCCCGACGACGAGGGCGACGATCACGGCGACGTAGGCGAGGCGGGTGAGCGGCCCGACCACCCAGGTGTGCGAGAGGCCCCGGTGGCTGAAGATCATGCCGTAGGGCACCCAGAGGATGCCGAGCAGGCCCCAGTGGCGCTTGCTGTCCACCCGCCCCTCGGCGAGGTCGAGGTCGGGCGAGAGGAGGAAGGTGCCCGCCGCGAAGCCCAGGGTGAAGTTCAGCGCCTGCACGGGCGTGACGGTGACGAGCCCCGCTCGGGAGGCGAGCAGGACCCCCGCGGCAAGGACGCTGTAGGCGGCGATGTTGATGAGATTGTGGACACGTCCGCTGGGCACGCCCCCATTGTGGGGGCCCGGCCCGTCTTCACATACCGCCCGCCCGGCTGCGGCATCCTGAGCACGCATGAAACGTCTCCTCGGCCTCGTCACCGCCACCCTCCTGCTGTCCGCGTGCGCCCAGACGCCCACCAGCGTTCCCCCGCGAACGGTCGACCTCGGCACGCGGCTGAGCGTCCCGGCGGTCCGGGGCTTCGCGGGCCGGTGGACCGTGGAGGAGGTCCCCGCCTGGCTCACCGTCTCACCCCTGAAGGGCACGGGCGACGTGCGGCTGACCGTGACGGCGGACCGGGCGCGGGCGACCCCGGCGGCGGCGGACCAGCCGAAACTGAGCGGCCAGATCACGGTCACGTGGCAGCACGGCGAGGAGAGCGGGCGCACGACGTGGACGGTCACCGCCGACCAGTACACCCTGACCGGGCGGGTGGTGGACGCGGCGCGGATTCAGGGGGCGGACGTGGGGACGCGGGCGGCCAAGACCTCCGCCCCGACCACGGAGGCACGCGGCGTCATCGTCAAGTACCGCTCGGCGGCGGCGCAGTCGGTCGCGCTCGGGCGGAGCGGGGGGGTGGGCCTGAGCGAGGCGGCGCGGGAGCGCACGCGGAGCACCCTGGCGCGGCTGAACGTGCCGCCCTCCTCCCGGCGGGACCTCGGCGGGCGGGCGGTGCGGCTGGAGACGCGGGACGTGGAGGGGGCCTTGCGGGCGCTGCGGGCCGACCCCAACGTCGAGTACGCCGTGCCCAACGCCGTGCTGCGGGCGCAGGCCGTCGCCGCCCCGGTCGTGCCGACGGACGAGTACGCGGGGTTGCAGTGGGCCTACCGCCTGCTCGGCTACGGGAGCGTGTGGCGCGACATGGAGGGGGGCGCGTACACCCGGCCCGTCACGGTCGCCGTGGTGGACTCCGGCGTGCGCTACGACCATCCCGACCTGGAGGGGCAACTGTACGGGCCGGGGGACGGGGCGCTCGACGTGCTCGGCTTCCGGGCGGCGGCCCCGGACAGCGCGGGTTACGACAACGGCGACGGGGACGGCCCCGACCCCGACCCCACCGACCCGGACACGCCGGGCCGCACCCTGGGGAGCCACGGCACCCACGTCAGCGGCATCATCGCGGCCCGCTGGGGCGAAATCCGGCAGGCCTGCCCGGAGTGCAGCGCGAGCGGCGTGGTGGGGGCGTCGTACCGCGCGCCCGTCAAGGTGCTTCCCGTGCGCGCCATCGACGCCTCGGGCGACGCCGAGATCGCGGACGTGGCCCTCGCCGTGCGCTACGCGGCGGGCCTGACGGTCACCCTGGACGGCCAGACGTACACCAACCCCCACCCGGCGGGGGTGGTCAACCTCAGCCTCGGGGGTGAGGTGAACGCCGAGGCGGCCCAGCCCCTGTGCGACGCCGTGGCCGACGCGGCGCGGGCGGGGGCCCTCGTGGTCGCGGCGGCGGGGAACGGGTACGGGACGGCGCCCTACTACCCCGCCGCGTGCGAGGGGGCGGTGGCGGTCGCCAGCGTGACCCTCTCGGGGGCGAGCGCTCCGGAGCGGGCGTCTTACAGTAGCGCCTACCCGCAGGTCGCCCTCGCGGCGCCGGGGGGGGTGGACCCGCAAGGCGCCACCTTCTTCGGCGGCGGCACCCTGAACGGCCAGCCCTTCCCCGACCTGATCTTCTCGACGGAGTGGGACTACGTGGGGGACGGGCCCGTCTACCTCGCCGAGTCGGGCACGAGCCAGGCCGCCCCGCAGGTGGCCGCCCTCGCCGCGCTGCTGCTGAGCAAGGGCGTGACCACGGGCCGCGCGGACACCCTCGCCCGGCTGGCAGCGACCGCCACCGACCTGGGCGCCCCGGGCCGGGACGATCAGTTCGGCTTCGGGATGATCAACGCGGCGGCGGCCCTGGGCGCCCCGGCGGTGAGCGACACCCTCGGGGTGCGGGTGCAGGACGCGCGGGGAAACGCCTTCCAGCCCGCCCTCGACGCCCTGGGCCGCTTCAACGCGTTCCTGCCGGACGGCACCTTCCGGGTGGTCGGCGGGCGTGACCGGGACGGCAACGGCGTGTACGGGGAGACGCACGAGCCGCGCGCCGAGCGTGAGGCGACCCTGGGCCCGACGCGGACGAGCGCGGCGGTCGGCGACCTCAGCCCGCAGCCCTGAGGGGCCGGGAGGCTGCGCCTTGACACCGTTCGGGGGGGCCCCTACCCTGAACCCACGCTGGCCCTTTATCCGCCCCTCACGTCCGAGCGTCTCCCACCACCGGTGGTTCGGCGCGGACGGGAGGCGGCCCCCGGAGGCTTCATGAAGAAAGTGCTTCTGACCGCCCTGCTCGCCGCCCTGCCCAGCGCGGGCGCGGCGACCCTCGTCTTCGGCGCGAACGGCGATCCCGTCAGCCTGGAGCCGGGGAACATCACCGACGGCATCTCCATCCTGGTGCAGCGCCAGATCTACGACACGCTGGTGGACTTCAAGGACGGCACGACCGACCTGACCCCCGGGCTGGCGACGAGCTGGAAGAGCAACGCGAACGCCACCCAGTGGACCTTCACCCTGCGGCAGAACGTGAGGTTCCACGACGGCACGCCGATGAACGCGGACGCGGTGGTCTTCAACGTGAGCCGCTGGTGGGACCCCAAGCACCCCTACGGCTTCCGCGACCAGGGCCGCACCTTCGAGATCGTGGGCCAGCTCCTGGGCGGCTACAGGGGCGACGCGACCGCCGTCATCAAGAACATCGTGAAGGTCAACGACAACACGGTGCGCTTCGACCTGAATCAGCCCTCCAGCGTGTTTCCCAACGTGATCGCCGCCGGGTACTTCGGCATCGCCAGCCCCACCGCGATCCGCCAGCAGGGGGCGAGGTACGGCACGCCCGCGAGCAAGCCCGTGGGCACGGGCCCCTTCATCTTCCAGGCGTGGCGCACGGGCGACCGGGTGACCCTGACGCCCAACCGGGCGTACTGGGGCGAGAAGCCCAAGGTCGACGGGCTCGTCGTCCGGGCGATCAAGGACCCCTCGCAGCGGCTGAACGAACTCAAGGCCGGGACCATCGACTTCGCCAACGACCTGACGCCCGAGGCGCTCAGGAGCGTGCAGGCCGACCGCAACCTCGTGGCGGTCAAGCGCCCTTCTTTCAACGTGGGCTTCGTGAGCCTGAACAACCGCAACCAGTACCTGAAAAACGAGCGGGTGCGGCGGGCCGTCAGCATGGCGATCAACAAAGACGCCATCGTGGAGGCCTTCTGGCCGGGGCTGGGCATCAGCAACGCCTCGTTCGTGCCGCCCGTCCTTGCCTGGGCGAACTCGAAGAACGTGCCCGAGGACTACAAGTTCGATCCCCAGGCGGCCAAGCGGCTGCTCGCGGAGGCGGGCTACCCCAACGGCTTTTCCATCGACTTGTGGTACATGCCGGTCAGCCGCCCGTACTTCCCCTCGCCCAAGCCCATCGCCGAGGCCATCGCCGCCGACCTGAGCGCCATCGGCATCAAGGTGAACCTCAAGACCGAAGACTGGGCGAAGTACCTCGAAGACCGCAACAAGGAGCCGGGCTTCGACATGTACATGATCGGCTGGACCGGGGACTACGGCGACCCCGACAACTTCTACAGCGCGTACTACGGGGCGACCGCCTCGGACGACATCAACTGGAACCCGCCGCAGCTCCAGCGCCTGCTCGAACAGGGCCGCGCCGCCGTGTCGCAAGCGGACAAGGCCAAGATCTACGCGCAGATCCACGAGATCACCTACAACGCGAACTACCGCCTCCCGGTCGTTCACAGCCAGCCGCTCGCCGCCGCTCGCACCTACGTCAAGGGCTGGGTGCCCAGCCCGCTCGGCAGCGAGGCCTTCAACAAGATCAGCGTGGTCGGCAAGCGGTAAGCGCACCCGACGACGGGGCGCGCGGGGCGGGCAGCGAGAAGGGGGCCCGCCCCGCGCCCCTTCTCCGCACACAGAGGAGCGTTCCCCCTTGGGCAGTTACCTGATCCGCCGCGTGCTGCGGACCCTGCTGGTGATGGTCGGCATCAGCGTGGTCGTCTTCGCCTTCGTGCGCTCGATTCCCGGCGACCCCGCCACCGCCCTCCTCGGCGAGCGCGCCACCCCCCAGGCCAGCGCCGCCCTGCGCGAGCAGCTCGGGCTCAACAAGCCGTGGTTCATCAACTACCGCGACCCCGCCAATCTCCTCGACGCCCAGTTCCCGAAGTACGTCGGCCAACTCGTGCAGGGCAACCTCGGCAGCGGCATCAAGAGCAACATCCCGGTGCGCGACGAACTTGCCGCCCGCTTTCCCGCCACCGCCGAACTCGCCGTTGCCGCCCTGCTCTTCGCCCTCCTGATCGGCCTCCCTGCCGGAATCGTCGCGGCCCTGCGGCGCAACAGCGTGTGGGACAACCTCGCCACCACAATCAGCCTCGTCGGGGTCAGTATGCCGATCTTCTGGCTGGGGCTGCTCCTCGCTTACTTCTTCGGGGTGAGGCTGGGCTGGCTGCCCCCCAGCGCCCGGCTGGGCAACGACACGGTGCTGGAGCCCATCACCGGCTTCTATGTCCTCGACGCCCTCTTGAGAGGCCAGCCCGCCGCCGCGTGGGACGCCGTCCGGCACCTGATCCTGCCCGCCATCGCGCTGGGCTCGATTCCGCTCGCCATCATCGCGCGGATCACCCGCTCCAGCCTGCTGGAGGTGCTCGGGCAAGATTACGTGCGCACCGCCCGCGCCAAGGGCCTCGCCGGGCGCACCGTGACCCTCAAGCACGCCCTGAGAAACGCCCTGCTGCCGGTCGTCACCGTGATCGGTCTCCAGGCGGGGGCGCTTCTCGGCGGGGCGGTGCTCACCGAGACGATCTTCTCGTGGCCGGGGCTGGGCTCGTGGGTGTACGACGCGATCAGCCAGCGCGACTACCCGGTGATCCAGGGCGGGGTGATCTTCGCCGCCCTCGTGGTGAGCGTGGTGAACCTGATCGTGGACCTGAGCTACGCGGCGCTGGACCCCAGGATTCAATACAGGTGAGTGGGGAGTGGGGAGTGGTCAGTGGAGGCCAAAGCTTTCGCTTCCGCTCACGCCCATCTTTTCCCACTCACCACTGACCACTGACTACTCACCGAGGTGTTCATGACCACCCTCTCCCCTCCCAGGTCGGCCCGCAAGCGTCAGCCCAGCATCTTCTGGCGGCGCTTCCGGCGCTCCACGCCCGGCAAGGTCGGCGCGGTGATCGTCGCCCTCTTCGCGCTGCTGGCGCTGCTCGCGCCGATCATCGACCCCTACGACCCCACCACCGACCGCAACTACCGACTTAACCTCAAACCACCGAGCGTCGCGGCGCTGTGGAACCCCGAGGTCGCCGAGGAATACCGCGACCCGGCCACGGGCACCGTGAACGCCTGGGCCGCCCCCTTCGGCACGGACAACCTGGGGCGCAGCGTCGCCACGCGGGTGCTGCACGGGGCGCAGCTCAGCCTCAAGGTCGGCGTGGTGAGCACGGTGCTCGCCCTGATCGTGGGCACGCTGCTGGGGGTGCTCGCCGGGTACTTCGGCGGGTGGTTCGACTCGGTGGTCGGGTACCTGTCGGACGTGATGCTGGCCTTCCCGAGCATCCTGCTCGCCATCGGCTTCGCCAGTATCTTTTCCAGCGACAACCCGCCGCTCCTGATCGGGGCGCTCGACCGCCTCTTCGCGCTGAACAGCCCGCAGCTCGTGACCGCGATGCTGGCGGTCTCCCTGGTGCAGGTCCCGGTGTACATCCGTCTGGCGCGCGCGGTCGTGCTCAGCGTGCGCGAGCGCGAGTTCGTGCAGGCGGCGGGGGCGCTGGGGGCCACCCAGGGGCGGATGATCTTCCGGCACGTGCTGCCCAACAGCCTCTCGCCCTTGATCGTGCAGGGAGCCCTGAGCATCGCTACCGCCACCATCGAGGTCGCCGCGCTGGGCTTCCTGGGCATCGGCGCGCAGCCGCCCCTGCCCGAGTGGGGCACCATGATCAGCGACTCGCGGCAGTACTACATCGACGCGCCGTGGACGATGGTCTTCCCGGGCCTCGCCATCTTCCTGACCGTGCTGGGTTTCAACCTGCTCGGCGACGGCTTACGGGACGTGCTGGACCCACGCAGCACCCAGTAAGGGGCAGAAGGCAGAAGGCAGAAGGCAGGGGGCAGAAGGCGAGAGAGGGGCCTTCTGCCCTCTGCTTTCTGCCTTCCGCCGCCTCAAACCAGCGCGCCCGCCAACTCCGTCAGGTCCTCCGGGCGGTAGCGCTGCCCGGTCGCGTGCAGCAGTTGGCGGGAGAGGCGCAGGGCGGGCAGGAGGCTGAGGTCGAGGGTCGCCGCGCCGCTCGCCCCGGAGTTTGCGCGCCCGGTGAGGTCGGCGAGGGTGTGGTAGG is a window from the Deinococcus planocerae genome containing:
- a CDS encoding LptF/LptG family permease, with product MTRLTRYVTRELLPPLLAGTLLFTAILSFGYFFISSQWLQGVPVGLIGQWIGYQVPDTLVKIFPMAVVLMTVVAFGRLATERELVAVQSGGIGLGRIARPVAVVAGIVTLIAVWLSLWVAPRANVETRGLYWDVLTGAGLGRLAGQTLDLRGGLTLSLAGYDHRTRQMSGVRVERWQPGDIRRGTVIFADAGTFEGNVLSLTGYQVFSVNYGAVANLARVPEGDPAAFRAAVQEVFPNVILPERATDTLTLDTGLSRQETFAEYADAIGADSQGWDELTTALTAPGVPEGERQDARLGLNRKLALPFGNLVLALAALPFALRYGRTLGVSLGIALMIAVAYYLLFFVGLTVAGNLPGLPEVGVWLANVVFAGMGLWLLRRA
- a CDS encoding MGDG synthase family glycosyltransferase, whose product is MRALILSASFGSGHHQANDALDRALRAAGVSLEARHADFIAYLTPLERAVTAGTYAAWLRYAPGMYRAFYEWTDRETEPRALTGTFGWLGLRGMLRDVREVRPEVVVSSYPTPVALAHTARTRLGEDFLNALVVTDYRIHHHWARPEAELLMVPTEEAREQMGRWRIPQADVIVTGIPISPRFRELIGVDKAALRERHGLTADEPLILVSGGGTGTYRALGRVLAELANLGRRVQVLVLAGARGRGIQRTGGATLHALGFTRDFPELLAASDLVVGKAGGLTVAEATTLGVPLVIHDPIPGQEEHNADYLVRHGAALWARDVAKVRPAILRALDPDEHARLSAGATAVSVPDAADRVACALLRKLGRA
- a CDS encoding polysaccharide deacetylase family protein, translated to MRRRGWLGLGALALLGSVGLPYLLVQRLNLGLIREGRQEKRALALTFDDGPDPATTPAVLDALRGAGARATFFVIAPRAEAHPELIARTLAEGHEVEPHAARHVHAWVRTPWEAFLDPVRAARRVGALTRRSARLHRPPHGAYTLATVLGQRAAGVTGAHWTVEGRDWHPQSTPESVRRRVGALAHPGAVVVLHDAGPGARNTVPDLPGLLADLRGRGYALVPLGELDGAAPLTLRNLPRRLLGGLDRRGDRAGGVEPAGGRADNLFRLGAVRFALEGVTLADGTPVPRGTPAAELHLNSPLLVDIGLRRGLRLAPGDFRDLARDLQARPELRDARVIFGISTFAPLLALLGFESHPLPPAALRRLRPWSALVRRAYGTEGPMPEVRLSVVSREAFLERYGETVSGQ
- a CDS encoding class I SAM-dependent methyltransferase; the encoded protein is MNYDDFADLYDHQYDIYRDDLHFYAGVAERVGGPVLEVGAGTGRVTAFLARRGVRVVGLEPSARMIERGRARAAEGGLSLDFVQGEAGSFTLEERFPLVIAPFNSLMHLYTPNEQLAALENLRAHLLPGGAFVFDLYVPRFGETNTVRHEGETFHGPDGSRTDVFLVQRHDRPRQHITTEYFADTTGPEGQLRRRHYTLTQRYYTRYEVEWLLRHAGFEPPRVSGSFQGGPLEEGSEVMVFQTRRGEEKGAG
- a CDS encoding LysE family translocator: MLDPHQYGAFLAAALILAVLPGPGLLYVLARSLGGGRRDGVQSSFGTFFGGMFHVFASAAGLSALILASSLAFSVVKYAGAAYLIYLGVRTLLSKEQLHFDVEGARRQNHAFRQGIVTELLNPKTALFFLAFIPQFVNPEAGGVFWQFVLLGTTSVVLNTLADLVVAAFAGPLGSRLRLNARFQRGQKVASGGAMIALGTYAAVDR
- a CDS encoding metal-binding protein, with amino-acid sequence MPSGRVHNLINIAAYSVLAAGVLLASRAGLVTVTPVQALNFTLGFAAGTFLLSPDLDLAEGRVDSKRHWGLLGILWVPYGMIFSHRGLSHTWVVGPLTRLAYVAVIVALVVGLLRTFVPDLPLPGIPEPVSLKFLVPILLGYYLSQWLHLIADGVRPDHGMRRGMRKLGR
- a CDS encoding S8 family serine peptidase is translated as MKRLLGLVTATLLLSACAQTPTSVPPRTVDLGTRLSVPAVRGFAGRWTVEEVPAWLTVSPLKGTGDVRLTVTADRARATPAAADQPKLSGQITVTWQHGEESGRTTWTVTADQYTLTGRVVDAARIQGADVGTRAAKTSAPTTEARGVIVKYRSAAAQSVALGRSGGVGLSEAARERTRSTLARLNVPPSSRRDLGGRAVRLETRDVEGALRALRADPNVEYAVPNAVLRAQAVAAPVVPTDEYAGLQWAYRLLGYGSVWRDMEGGAYTRPVTVAVVDSGVRYDHPDLEGQLYGPGDGALDVLGFRAAAPDSAGYDNGDGDGPDPDPTDPDTPGRTLGSHGTHVSGIIAARWGEIRQACPECSASGVVGASYRAPVKVLPVRAIDASGDAEIADVALAVRYAAGLTVTLDGQTYTNPHPAGVVNLSLGGEVNAEAAQPLCDAVADAARAGALVVAAAGNGYGTAPYYPAACEGAVAVASVTLSGASAPERASYSSAYPQVALAAPGGVDPQGATFFGGGTLNGQPFPDLIFSTEWDYVGDGPVYLAESGTSQAAPQVAALAALLLSKGVTTGRADTLARLAATATDLGAPGRDDQFGFGMINAAAALGAPAVSDTLGVRVQDARGNAFQPALDALGRFNAFLPDGTFRVVGGRDRDGNGVYGETHEPRAEREATLGPTRTSAAVGDLSPQP
- a CDS encoding ABC transporter substrate-binding protein — its product is MKKVLLTALLAALPSAGAATLVFGANGDPVSLEPGNITDGISILVQRQIYDTLVDFKDGTTDLTPGLATSWKSNANATQWTFTLRQNVRFHDGTPMNADAVVFNVSRWWDPKHPYGFRDQGRTFEIVGQLLGGYRGDATAVIKNIVKVNDNTVRFDLNQPSSVFPNVIAAGYFGIASPTAIRQQGARYGTPASKPVGTGPFIFQAWRTGDRVTLTPNRAYWGEKPKVDGLVVRAIKDPSQRLNELKAGTIDFANDLTPEALRSVQADRNLVAVKRPSFNVGFVSLNNRNQYLKNERVRRAVSMAINKDAIVEAFWPGLGISNASFVPPVLAWANSKNVPEDYKFDPQAAKRLLAEAGYPNGFSIDLWYMPVSRPYFPSPKPIAEAIAADLSAIGIKVNLKTEDWAKYLEDRNKEPGFDMYMIGWTGDYGDPDNFYSAYYGATASDDINWNPPQLQRLLEQGRAAVSQADKAKIYAQIHEITYNANYRLPVVHSQPLAAARTYVKGWVPSPLGSEAFNKISVVGKR
- a CDS encoding ABC transporter permease, with the protein product MGSYLIRRVLRTLLVMVGISVVVFAFVRSIPGDPATALLGERATPQASAALREQLGLNKPWFINYRDPANLLDAQFPKYVGQLVQGNLGSGIKSNIPVRDELAARFPATAELAVAALLFALLIGLPAGIVAALRRNSVWDNLATTISLVGVSMPIFWLGLLLAYFFGVRLGWLPPSARLGNDTVLEPITGFYVLDALLRGQPAAAWDAVRHLILPAIALGSIPLAIIARITRSSLLEVLGQDYVRTARAKGLAGRTVTLKHALRNALLPVVTVIGLQAGALLGGAVLTETIFSWPGLGSWVYDAISQRDYPVIQGGVIFAALVVSVVNLIVDLSYAALDPRIQYR
- a CDS encoding ABC transporter permease is translated as MTTLSPPRSARKRQPSIFWRRFRRSTPGKVGAVIVALFALLALLAPIIDPYDPTTDRNYRLNLKPPSVAALWNPEVAEEYRDPATGTVNAWAAPFGTDNLGRSVATRVLHGAQLSLKVGVVSTVLALIVGTLLGVLAGYFGGWFDSVVGYLSDVMLAFPSILLAIGFASIFSSDNPPLLIGALDRLFALNSPQLVTAMLAVSLVQVPVYIRLARAVVLSVREREFVQAAGALGATQGRMIFRHVLPNSLSPLIVQGALSIATATIEVAALGFLGIGAQPPLPEWGTMISDSRQYYIDAPWTMVFPGLAIFLTVLGFNLLGDGLRDVLDPRSTQ